In Lotus japonicus ecotype B-129 chromosome 5, LjGifu_v1.2, one genomic interval encodes:
- the LOC130719514 gene encoding calcium-dependent protein kinase SK5-like, with protein sequence MNKLKKMALRVIAERLSEEEIGGLKELVNMIDTSNSGTITFDELKDVLKRVGSKLMESEIKDLMDAADIDNSGTIDYGEFIAATVHLNKLEREENMVSAFSYFDKDGTGYITLDEIQQACKDFGLDDVHIDEMIKEIDQDDDGQIDYGEFAAMMRKGNGGIGKRTMRNTLKFKKCSGISGQCTQSSY encoded by the exons ATGAATAAATTGAAGAAGATGGCATTGCGT GTTATTGCTGAGAGGCTATCTGAGGAAGAAATTGGTGGCCTGAAAGAATTAGTCAATATGATTGACACAAGCAACAGTGGAACCATAACATTTGATGAGTTAAAAGATGTCTTAAAGCGAGTAGGATCTAAACTCATGGAGTCTGAAATCAAGGATCTCATGGATGCT GCAGATATTGATAACAGTGGGACAATTGACTATGGTGAATTCATTGCTGCCACTGTTCATCTAAATAAGCTAGAGAGAGAGGAAAACATGGTGTCAGCCTTCTCCTATTTTGACAAAGATGGTACTGGCTATATAACCCTTGATGAGATTCAACAAGCTTGTAAGGACTTTGGTTTAGATGATGTCCATATTGATGAAATGATCAAGGAAATCGATCAGGATGAT GATGGACAAATAGATTATGGAGAGTTTGCTGCCATGATGAGAAAGGGCAATGGAGGGATAGGAAAGAGAACTATGAGAAACACACTTAAATTTAAGAAATGCTCTGGAATTAGTGGGCAATGTACACAATCAAGTTATTGA